A genomic stretch from uncultured Pseudodesulfovibrio sp. includes:
- the guaA gene encoding glutamine-hydrolyzing GMP synthase translates to MHENRVLILDFGSQFTQLIARRVREAGVYSEIHPCNVDPERVKAFKPSALILSGGPSSVLEGGCPDLNMEYMEMGIPVLGICYGMQLLSHNLGGKVVASTDREYGRAQFTALNDCILFDGVEDKENLTVWMSHGDRVEAIPEGFLPMGKTDSIEFAAMGNVEKKIYALQFHPEVAHTTDGGTIIQNFLFKVAGLEASWSMAGFVETAIEDLKKQVGDDKVVLGLSGGIDSTVAAVMLHRAIGKNLHCIFVDNGLLRMGEKEEVIGFLAEHFDLNVKLVDAADEFLSDLKGVEDPEKKRKLIGYKFIEVFDREAKAIEGVKFLGQGTLYPDVIESESFKGPSAVIKSHHNVGGLPEKMNLKLVEPLRELFKDEVRRAAYELGLPEHIIWRQPFPGPGLSIRIIGEVTEERLEILRLADRIVQNEMVATDWYRKVWQGFAVLLPLKTVGVMGDDRTYENVIALRIVDSLDAMTADWSRLPSEVLARMSNRIINEVKGVNRVVLDISSKPPSTIEWE, encoded by the coding sequence ATGCACGAAAACAGAGTACTCATCCTTGATTTTGGTAGCCAGTTCACCCAGCTTATTGCACGGCGCGTCCGCGAGGCCGGGGTGTACTCCGAGATTCATCCCTGTAATGTTGATCCTGAACGGGTCAAGGCATTCAAACCGTCTGCGCTTATCCTGTCGGGCGGACCGTCCAGCGTTCTGGAAGGTGGATGTCCTGATTTGAACATGGAATACATGGAGATGGGCATCCCGGTGCTTGGCATATGCTACGGCATGCAGCTTCTGTCCCATAACCTGGGCGGCAAAGTTGTTGCTTCCACGGACCGCGAATATGGTCGGGCGCAGTTCACTGCACTGAACGATTGTATTCTCTTCGACGGTGTTGAGGATAAGGAAAATCTGACGGTTTGGATGTCCCACGGTGATCGTGTGGAAGCCATTCCCGAGGGCTTCCTGCCCATGGGTAAGACTGATTCCATCGAGTTCGCCGCAATGGGCAATGTGGAAAAGAAAATTTACGCTTTGCAATTCCACCCGGAAGTGGCGCACACCACTGACGGTGGAACCATCATTCAGAACTTTCTGTTCAAGGTAGCAGGATTGGAAGCATCTTGGTCCATGGCAGGTTTTGTTGAAACCGCCATTGAAGACCTGAAGAAACAGGTCGGTGACGACAAGGTCGTACTTGGTCTGTCCGGCGGCATTGATTCCACCGTGGCCGCAGTCATGCTGCACAGGGCCATCGGCAAAAATCTGCACTGCATCTTTGTTGACAATGGTCTGCTTCGCATGGGCGAGAAGGAAGAAGTCATCGGCTTCCTGGCTGAGCACTTCGACCTGAATGTCAAACTGGTCGATGCGGCAGACGAATTCCTGTCCGATCTGAAGGGCGTGGAAGATCCTGAGAAAAAACGTAAGCTCATCGGCTACAAGTTCATCGAAGTCTTTGACCGTGAAGCCAAGGCGATCGAAGGTGTGAAATTCCTTGGACAGGGTACTTTGTACCCGGATGTCATTGAATCCGAATCCTTCAAGGGCCCTTCGGCAGTTATCAAGTCTCACCACAATGTGGGTGGTCTTCCCGAGAAAATGAATCTTAAGCTGGTTGAACCACTTCGTGAATTGTTTAAGGATGAAGTGCGTCGCGCTGCATATGAATTGGGCCTGCCAGAGCATATCATCTGGCGTCAGCCGTTCCCCGGACCGGGCCTGTCCATCCGTATCATCGGCGAAGTGACCGAAGAGCGGTTGGAGATTCTGCGTCTGGCAGACCGGATTGTGCAGAACGAAATGGTTGCAACTGACTGGTACCGCAAGGTTTGGCAGGGATTTGCCGTGCTGCTGCCTCTCAAGACCGTTGGCGTGATGGGTGATGACCGCACATATGAAAATGTCATTGCCTTGCGCATCGTGGATTCTCTGGATGCCATGACTGCTGATTGGTCCAGACTGCCTTCTGAAGTGCTGGCGCGTATGTCCAATAGGATTATCAACGAAGTCAAGGGCGTTAATCGTGTGGTCTTGGATATTTCATCCAAGCCGCCGTCCACCATTGAGTGGG
- the guaB gene encoding IMP dehydrogenase, producing MSKILEKALTFDDVLLIPGYSNILPDAVDVSTYLTPEIKLNIPLISAAMDTVTESRMAISMARHGGAGVIHKNMSVREQAREIDRVKKSESGMISDPITVHPDDDLGKVKAIMAEYRISGLPVVKGDHLVGIITNRDIRFVKDDNPLVSELMTSRNLVTVPEGIDNEEAKRKLHQHRIEKLLVVDADNRLKGLITIKDINKHKKYPDAVKDSKGRLLVGAAIGVGNDCLSRSEALLHAGADFLVLDSAHGHSENILKSTRELRAAYPQVQLVGGNIATYEGAKALIEAGVDTVKVGIGPGSICTTRVVAGVGVPQITAIIEANRAAREADKCIIADGGIKFSGDVVKALACGANSCMMGSVLAGTDESPGETILYQGRTYKQYRGMGSIDAMKKGSSDRYFQEKSKKLVPEGIVGRVAYRGKVGESLYQFIGGLRSGMGYTGSATLDDLYEKSQMVQISPAGLRESHVHDVTITKESPNYRGDG from the coding sequence ATGAGCAAGATTCTCGAAAAGGCACTGACCTTTGATGACGTTCTCCTGATACCGGGCTATTCCAATATCCTGCCCGACGCCGTCGATGTGTCAACCTACCTGACCCCCGAGATCAAGTTGAACATCCCGTTGATTTCTGCTGCCATGGACACGGTCACCGAGTCCCGCATGGCCATTTCCATGGCCCGGCACGGCGGTGCGGGTGTTATTCACAAGAACATGTCAGTCCGGGAACAGGCTCGTGAGATTGATCGGGTCAAGAAGTCCGAGTCCGGCATGATCTCCGACCCGATCACTGTTCACCCCGATGACGATCTGGGCAAGGTCAAGGCTATCATGGCCGAATACCGTATTTCCGGTCTGCCAGTTGTCAAGGGTGATCACCTGGTGGGTATCATCACCAACCGTGATATTCGTTTTGTGAAAGACGATAATCCGCTGGTTTCCGAGCTGATGACTTCCCGTAATCTCGTCACGGTGCCTGAAGGGATCGATAACGAGGAAGCCAAGCGCAAGCTGCATCAGCATCGCATCGAGAAACTGCTGGTGGTCGATGCTGATAATCGACTCAAGGGCCTTATCACCATCAAGGATATCAACAAGCATAAAAAATACCCTGATGCAGTCAAAGACTCCAAGGGGCGCCTCCTTGTTGGTGCGGCAATCGGCGTTGGTAATGACTGCCTGAGCCGGTCCGAAGCACTTCTTCATGCCGGGGCTGACTTCCTTGTGCTTGATTCCGCTCACGGTCATTCCGAAAACATCCTCAAATCCACACGTGAACTTCGTGCAGCCTATCCACAGGTACAGCTCGTCGGTGGTAATATTGCCACATACGAAGGGGCCAAGGCTCTCATTGAAGCCGGTGTGGATACTGTCAAGGTCGGCATCGGCCCCGGTTCCATCTGCACCACTCGTGTTGTTGCCGGTGTCGGCGTTCCGCAGATCACGGCAATCATTGAGGCCAATCGGGCAGCCCGTGAGGCCGACAAATGCATCATCGCAGACGGCGGCATCAAATTCTCCGGTGACGTTGTCAAGGCGTTGGCCTGCGGTGCAAATTCCTGCATGATGGGTTCGGTTCTTGCCGGTACCGATGAATCGCCGGGTGAAACCATCTTGTATCAAGGTCGTACCTATAAGCAGTATCGTGGCATGGGTTCCATCGACGCCATGAAGAAGGGCAGCTCGGATCGTTACTTCCAGGAGAAGTCCAAGAAGCTGGTTCCCGAAGGCATTGTTGGCCGTGTGGCGTATCGCGGTAAGGTGGGCGAATCCCTGTATCAGTTCATTGGAGGACTGCGCTCCGGTATGGGGTACACTGGTTCCGCCACACTTGATGATCTCTACGAAAAATCACAGATGGTGCAGATATCCCCGGCAGGTCTCAGGGAGTCTCATGTCCATGATGTGACCATTACCAAGGAATCCCCGAATTACCGGGGTGACGGTTAA
- a CDS encoding ABC transporter ATP-binding protein, giving the protein MLELKNVNSFYGNIQALYDVNLHIDQGEIITLIGANGAGKSTTLMTVCGVVQAREGKVLYEGEDISREAPNKIVGQGICQVPEGRLIFPELTVQENLDMGAFMRNDKSAIKRDMDYCYDLFPILAERRKQQGGTLSGGEQQMLAIGRALMAKPRLLLLDEPSMGLAPLVVRQIFEIIKKVNAENNTTIFLVEQNANLALKIGHRGYVMENGRVVLTDTCDKLLEDEQVKKAYLGL; this is encoded by the coding sequence ATGCTCGAACTGAAGAATGTCAACAGCTTTTATGGTAATATCCAGGCTCTCTACGATGTGAACCTGCATATCGATCAGGGCGAAATCATTACGTTGATTGGTGCCAACGGCGCAGGAAAATCCACAACGCTCATGACTGTGTGCGGTGTGGTTCAGGCCCGGGAAGGCAAGGTGTTGTACGAAGGTGAAGATATCTCGCGCGAAGCACCGAACAAGATCGTAGGTCAGGGAATTTGTCAGGTGCCGGAAGGGCGTCTCATTTTTCCGGAGCTGACTGTTCAGGAAAACCTGGACATGGGCGCTTTCATGCGTAACGACAAGAGCGCGATCAAACGGGATATGGATTATTGTTATGATTTGTTCCCCATTCTGGCGGAACGACGCAAACAGCAGGGCGGTACCCTGTCGGGTGGGGAGCAACAGATGCTTGCCATCGGGCGTGCTCTTATGGCAAAGCCTCGTCTCCTGCTTCTGGATGAACCGTCAATGGGGCTTGCGCCCTTGGTTGTCCGGCAGATCTTTGAAATTATCAAGAAGGTCAACGCGGAAAATAATACCACCATCTTCTTGGTGGAACAGAACGCCAACCTCGCGCTCAAAATAGGGCATCGAGGATACGTCATGGAAAACGGGCGAGTGGTTCTCACAGACACCTGCGACAAGCTCCTTGAGGATGAGCAGGTGAAGAAGGCCTACCTGGGCTTATAA
- a CDS encoding ABC transporter ATP-binding protein, protein MNNPVLNVNAVSKDFGGIRALDEVDLVVNDKEIVALIGPNGAGKTTFFNCITGIYTPTSGDVLIDPDVSGKQVRINGKKPNIVTEYGMARTFQNIRLFHSMTALENVMIGTHCRTKASIWGAVSRNKAARKEEEAVIEKAYHLLELVGLTGFADELSSNMPYGKQRRLEIARALATDPFLLLLDEPAAGMNPQETLELEQLIMDIREQFNISIMLIEHDMKMVMSMSDRIYVLDYGRMIATGTPREIAENPVVIKAYLGEDHDD, encoded by the coding sequence ATGAATAATCCAGTCTTGAATGTCAACGCAGTGAGTAAGGACTTCGGGGGTATTCGCGCCCTGGACGAAGTCGATCTTGTTGTGAACGACAAGGAAATCGTGGCCCTGATTGGTCCAAACGGTGCAGGGAAGACGACGTTCTTCAACTGCATTACCGGTATATATACTCCAACATCAGGAGATGTGCTTATTGATCCTGATGTTTCGGGAAAACAGGTCCGTATTAACGGCAAGAAGCCGAATATCGTCACAGAATATGGAATGGCGCGTACCTTCCAGAATATACGACTCTTCCACTCCATGACCGCCTTGGAAAACGTCATGATAGGAACTCATTGTCGCACCAAGGCCTCAATCTGGGGAGCTGTGTCGCGCAACAAGGCGGCTCGTAAAGAAGAAGAAGCGGTTATTGAAAAGGCATATCACCTGTTGGAGCTGGTCGGTCTGACTGGATTCGCAGATGAATTGTCATCCAACATGCCGTACGGCAAACAGCGGCGGCTGGAAATTGCCCGAGCGTTGGCAACGGACCCGTTTCTGCTTTTGCTGGATGAGCCTGCTGCGGGGATGAATCCGCAGGAGACACTGGAGCTGGAACAGCTCATCATGGATATCCGTGAGCAGTTCAACATTTCCATTATGCTTATTGAGCACGATATGAAGATGGTCATGTCAATGTCAGACCGCATCTACGTCCTGGATTACGGGCGCATGATAGCAACCGGCACGCCGCGTGAAATTGCCGAGAATCCGGTGGTCATCAAGGCATACCTCGGGGAGGACCACGATGACTAG
- a CDS encoding DUF3382 domain-containing protein, translating into MTAGCDNFAQALKRSVVAALWFAFLTFPIMVIKVNTIEKTVVWHWDRMAYIALAVFFGSFVWRWLLARKELKKDESKEESHMESLLTKVQSNTVLKLVALGAIALVAVGFPQVFDLYQTNIMVSCLVYIVLGLGLNIVVGLAGLLDLGYVAFYAVGAYAYALCNMHWGVGFWFMLPVGAVLGALLGVLLGFPVLRLRGDYLAIVTLGFGEIIRLVLENWGDVTMGPSGISGIDRPALFDMKIGVIGSTHYMYYIMLGLLVFTIFCVNRLQNSRIGRAWLALREDEIACQAMGIDKMKTKLMAFALGATWAGMAGVVFAAKTSFINPASFTFWESAIILSIVVIGGMGSIRGVIAGAIILILLPEYLRDFAQFRMLLFGAIMVLVMVFRPQGLISAKRKIYKYTASKTASAGNE; encoded by the coding sequence CTGACCGCCGGGTGCGATAATTTCGCGCAGGCTCTCAAAAGGTCGGTAGTTGCTGCACTCTGGTTTGCCTTTCTGACATTCCCGATCATGGTTATCAAGGTCAATACCATCGAAAAAACGGTGGTATGGCATTGGGACCGCATGGCATATATCGCTTTGGCTGTCTTCTTCGGTTCTTTTGTGTGGCGTTGGCTGCTGGCGAGAAAAGAGCTCAAGAAAGATGAGAGCAAAGAGGAATCCCATATGGAATCCCTGCTCACCAAAGTCCAATCAAATACGGTTTTGAAATTAGTTGCCCTTGGCGCCATTGCCTTGGTTGCCGTCGGGTTTCCGCAGGTCTTTGATCTTTATCAGACCAACATAATGGTTTCCTGTCTCGTGTACATAGTACTTGGTCTGGGCTTGAATATTGTTGTCGGCCTGGCCGGTCTGCTTGATCTCGGGTACGTAGCCTTCTACGCCGTGGGTGCATACGCATACGCTTTGTGCAACATGCACTGGGGGGTCGGATTCTGGTTCATGCTGCCCGTTGGGGCGGTACTTGGTGCGCTTCTCGGCGTTCTGCTCGGTTTTCCGGTCCTGCGTCTGCGCGGCGACTATCTGGCTATCGTCACCCTCGGATTTGGTGAGATCATTCGTCTGGTCCTTGAAAACTGGGGTGATGTCACCATGGGACCCTCTGGTATCTCCGGTATTGACCGTCCTGCATTGTTCGACATGAAGATAGGTGTGATCGGTTCCACGCATTACATGTATTACATCATGCTCGGGCTGCTGGTATTTACCATTTTCTGTGTCAACCGATTGCAGAATTCTCGCATTGGGCGGGCATGGCTGGCTTTGCGTGAGGATGAAATCGCGTGTCAGGCCATGGGGATCGACAAGATGAAGACCAAGCTCATGGCTTTTGCATTGGGGGCCACTTGGGCCGGTATGGCCGGTGTGGTCTTTGCAGCCAAGACGAGTTTCATCAACCCGGCGTCATTCACCTTCTGGGAGTCGGCCATTATCCTGTCCATCGTCGTTATCGGTGGCATGGGATCTATCCGCGGAGTCATAGCCGGTGCCATTATCCTGATCCTGTTGCCGGAGTACCTTCGTGATTTTGCTCAGTTCAGGATGCTCCTGTTCGGGGCCATCATGGTTCTGGTCATGGTATTCAGGCCGCAGGGATTGATCAGCGCAAAGCGTAAGATCTATAAATATACAGCTTCCAAAACTGCGAGTGCAGGCAATGAATAA
- a CDS encoding branched-chain amino acid ABC transporter permease LivH (LivHMGF is the membrane component of the LIV-I/LS branched-chain amino acid transporter) produces the protein MEYFLELLLGGLTRGSIYALIALGYTMVYGIIELINFAHGEIYMIGAFTGLIVAGLLTMLGFPGFAILAIAVACAVIWAAAYGYTIEKVAYKPLRGAPRLSPLISAIGMSIFLQNYVMLAQTSDFLPFPELIPEFGFMKSMGSIMSSSELVIILATISSCVGLTLFIKFTKLGKAMRATAQNRKMAMLVGINVDMVISATFVIGSSLAAVGGVLIASHIGQINYYIGFIAGIKAFTAAVLGGIGSIPGAMLGALVLGLTEAFATGYVSSDYEDVFAFCLLVLILIFRPSGIMGKEKTQKV, from the coding sequence ATGGAATATTTTCTTGAGCTGTTGTTGGGTGGACTGACCCGAGGCAGCATTTATGCTCTTATCGCTCTGGGCTATACCATGGTCTACGGCATAATCGAGCTTATCAACTTCGCTCATGGCGAAATTTACATGATTGGCGCGTTCACCGGCCTGATTGTGGCGGGATTGTTGACGATGCTCGGTTTTCCGGGTTTTGCCATTCTGGCCATTGCGGTGGCTTGTGCGGTGATATGGGCTGCGGCATACGGGTATACCATCGAAAAGGTAGCCTATAAGCCACTGCGCGGTGCCCCTCGTCTTTCTCCGCTGATTTCCGCCATCGGCATGTCAATTTTTCTGCAGAACTATGTCATGCTTGCTCAGACCTCAGACTTTCTGCCGTTTCCTGAACTCATCCCGGAGTTTGGGTTCATGAAGTCAATGGGCTCCATCATGAGTTCTTCCGAACTGGTCATTATCCTTGCAACGATATCTTCGTGTGTCGGGCTGACGCTGTTCATCAAATTCACTAAATTGGGCAAGGCCATGCGAGCCACTGCCCAGAACCGCAAGATGGCCATGCTGGTCGGAATCAATGTCGACATGGTCATTTCCGCAACCTTTGTCATCGGGTCCAGTTTGGCTGCTGTCGGTGGCGTTCTCATCGCCTCGCATATCGGTCAGATCAACTATTACATAGGCTTCATTGCGGGTATCAAGGCATTTACTGCTGCTGTGCTCGGTGGCATTGGGTCCATTCCTGGTGCCATGCTCGGAGCTCTTGTACTTGGCCTGACCGAAGCGTTTGCAACCGGGTATGTCTCTTCGGACTACGAGGATGTATTCGCATTCTGTCTACTGGTGCTGATCCTGATTTTCAGGCCGTCGGGCATCATGGGCAAGGAAAAGACCCAAAAGGTTTAA
- a CDS encoding branched-chain amino acid ABC transporter substrate-binding protein: MRVKLSLIALCLVMMAMLAACGGEAEKAEKADEKADVETGEVAPAAKLVLGVAGAHSGDLASYGLPTVNAAKLVAAKINAAGGVNGSMVEVVAQDDQCKPELATNAATKMLSDDVKIVLGHICSGATKAALPIYMDGKIVVMSPSATNPPLTQSGEYPNFFRTIAPDDAQAALEVKFAKGLGLKSIAIIHDKGDYGKGFASFCKQFIEADADIQVALFEGVTPGAVDYSAVVQKIKGSGADGVIFGGYHPEASKVVTGMRKKGLDIPFLSDDGVKDDTFIKVAGKYAEGVYATGPMDFSSNPLYQEAVAAHKAEFGADPGPFFPEAYSAALALLKAVENAGSTDYDKVVDALRTKKVDTPVGNIKFDAKGDAEGVGFAIYQVQDGKYVEIK, encoded by the coding sequence ATGAGAGTCAAATTGAGTCTGATCGCATTATGCCTGGTCATGATGGCTATGCTGGCAGCGTGTGGCGGTGAAGCGGAAAAGGCAGAAAAAGCCGACGAAAAAGCTGATGTTGAGACTGGTGAAGTGGCTCCCGCTGCGAAACTCGTACTCGGCGTTGCTGGCGCGCATTCCGGCGACCTGGCCTCCTACGGCCTGCCTACCGTCAATGCAGCCAAGCTCGTTGCAGCCAAGATCAACGCCGCCGGTGGCGTCAATGGCTCCATGGTTGAAGTTGTCGCACAAGACGATCAGTGCAAGCCTGAACTGGCGACTAACGCCGCCACCAAGATGTTGTCTGACGACGTGAAGATCGTGCTCGGTCACATCTGCTCCGGCGCGACCAAGGCCGCTCTGCCCATCTATATGGATGGCAAGATCGTGGTCATGTCTCCCTCCGCAACCAATCCGCCGTTGACCCAGTCCGGCGAATATCCGAACTTTTTCCGTACTATCGCACCTGATGATGCGCAGGCTGCCCTTGAAGTCAAATTTGCCAAAGGCCTTGGTCTCAAGAGCATCGCCATCATTCACGACAAGGGTGACTACGGTAAGGGCTTTGCCTCTTTCTGCAAACAGTTCATTGAAGCTGATGCCGATATTCAGGTCGCTCTGTTTGAAGGCGTGACCCCCGGTGCCGTCGATTATTCCGCCGTTGTCCAGAAAATCAAGGGCTCCGGCGCTGATGGTGTTATCTTCGGTGGGTATCATCCTGAAGCTTCCAAAGTTGTCACCGGCATGCGCAAGAAGGGTCTTGATATTCCCTTCCTGTCTGATGACGGTGTTAAGGATGACACCTTCATCAAGGTTGCTGGCAAGTACGCTGAAGGCGTGTATGCTACTGGCCCCATGGACTTCTCTTCCAATCCCCTTTATCAGGAAGCTGTTGCCGCTCATAAAGCAGAATTCGGCGCTGATCCCGGCCCGTTCTTCCCGGAAGCATATTCCGCTGCCCTGGCTCTGCTCAAGGCTGTCGAGAACGCTGGAAGCACTGATTATGACAAGGTTGTGGACGCCCTCCGTACCAAGAAGGTCGACACCCCGGTCGGTAATATCAAATTCGACGCCAAGGGTGATGCCGAAGGCGTTGGCTTTGCCATCTACCAAGTACAAGACGGCAAGTACGTTGAGATTAAGTAG
- a CDS encoding CcmD family protein yields MSATTYIFIANAAVWLGVAGYLVFLASKSAGLEKRVRQLELLGDDNDS; encoded by the coding sequence ATGTCTGCAACCACTTATATATTCATCGCAAATGCAGCCGTCTGGCTCGGCGTCGCCGGATATCTTGTGTTCCTGGCGTCCAAGTCTGCCGGACTGGAAAAGCGCGTGCGGCAGCTCGAACTTTTGGGAGACGACAATGACAGCTAA
- the ccsA gene encoding cytochrome c biogenesis protein CcsA: protein MKIKVLALLAGLTLLVHQSMIWFYAPVAQSGPVQKIFYLHLPCSWWSLVSFFVVFVTSILYLFNRKDVYDQVAGAAAELGVLFASLALVTGSVWARAEWGHWWLWDPKLTTALIMWYVYAGYLVLRNTPMGRDRKALVCAVLGIVAFLDVPLVFFAAKLWGSAHPDGLAREGSGMEIRMWYTVLAGLVAFGFMWGAMLLTRIGQLTQQAKLEAMLIWDDEN from the coding sequence ATGAAAATAAAAGTACTAGCACTGTTGGCAGGTCTGACCCTGCTCGTGCATCAGTCCATGATATGGTTTTATGCGCCTGTGGCTCAGTCCGGCCCGGTGCAGAAAATTTTCTACCTGCATCTGCCATGTTCCTGGTGGTCGCTGGTTTCCTTTTTCGTCGTTTTTGTGACCTCGATACTCTATTTGTTCAATCGCAAGGATGTGTATGATCAGGTGGCCGGAGCCGCTGCGGAACTGGGTGTTCTGTTTGCATCGCTTGCTCTGGTGACGGGGTCGGTATGGGCACGGGCAGAATGGGGACACTGGTGGCTCTGGGATCCGAAACTGACTACCGCGCTCATCATGTGGTACGTGTATGCAGGATATCTGGTGCTCAGGAATACGCCCATGGGGCGGGACCGTAAGGCACTGGTTTGTGCCGTACTCGGTATTGTCGCTTTTCTGGACGTACCGTTGGTCTTTTTCGCAGCCAAGCTGTGGGGCAGTGCTCACCCTGATGGCCTGGCTCGAGAGGGATCGGGTATGGAAATTCGTATGTGGTATACGGTGCTCGCCGGTTTGGTCGCCTTTGGTTTCATGTGGGGAGCCATGCTGCTCACGCGGATCGGGCAACTGACCCAGCAGGCAAAGCTTGAAGCCATGCTTATCTGGGATGATGAAAACTAG
- a CDS encoding heme exporter protein CcmB — MLKRAGIIASKDLKLSMSGGQGLVQAVLLGLLLIFLFSLSKPLGGGISPQAAGAIFWLASAFGLVLVFNDLFAIEEANGSRIGILSSPVPVHAVWIGKGLAGLSLLLISQLVFLPATAAFLGQSVHGPVWLLAVTLVGADIGLVVIGALLGALSQGQAARESLLSVIVFPLLLPVLLSGITLFGMCFSPDPVDGADKWLGLIFAFDCLFSGAGLFLFPFVYSGEE; from the coding sequence ATGCTGAAACGCGCCGGAATAATTGCCTCCAAAGACCTCAAACTGTCCATGTCGGGCGGTCAGGGGTTGGTTCAGGCTGTGTTGCTCGGTCTGTTGCTTATTTTCCTGTTTTCATTGTCCAAACCATTGGGTGGAGGAATCTCGCCGCAAGCGGCAGGGGCCATTTTCTGGCTCGCTTCCGCCTTTGGGCTTGTGCTTGTATTCAATGATCTCTTTGCCATTGAGGAGGCCAACGGTTCTCGTATCGGCATCCTGTCCTCACCCGTGCCTGTGCATGCGGTCTGGATCGGCAAAGGATTGGCGGGATTGAGCCTGCTGCTGATTTCTCAATTGGTTTTTCTGCCGGCTACGGCTGCATTTCTTGGGCAATCGGTACACGGCCCCGTGTGGCTGTTGGCCGTGACGTTGGTCGGCGCGGATATCGGTCTGGTGGTTATCGGTGCCCTCCTTGGCGCGTTGTCACAGGGGCAGGCTGCGCGCGAGTCGTTGCTGTCGGTCATCGTCTTCCCGCTGTTGCTGCCGGTGCTTTTGTCTGGAATCACCCTGTTCGGGATGTGCTTTTCGCCGGACCCAGTGGACGGGGCTGACAAGTGGCTCGGTCTGATCTTTGCTTTTGATTGTTTGTTTTCCGGGGCCGGGTTGTTCCTGTTCCCATTCGTTTACAGTGGGGAAGAGTAG
- the ccmA gene encoding heme ABC exporter ATP-binding protein CcmA, with amino-acid sequence MADAPLLSVKRVAKFFGSKLVFKEVSCEVSPGEILLVTGHNGAGKSTLMRIMAGLSKPSAGDVTFAVEPEDSAYLGHATFIYPGLSALENLKFWGAMYGLSPSREKLMGLLKRVGLERAAEEKAGSFSRGMAQRLNLARIYLVEPKLIFLDEPGTGLDPRSLAKLRNEITGFRDNGVSIVWISHQVAEDTALADKVLALGGRKVEYFGPASEYVVEATC; translated from the coding sequence ATGGCGGATGCGCCTCTGCTTTCAGTGAAGCGGGTTGCCAAGTTTTTTGGCAGCAAACTCGTCTTCAAGGAAGTTTCCTGCGAAGTCTCGCCAGGTGAAATCCTGCTGGTTACCGGCCATAACGGCGCAGGTAAGTCGACGCTTATGCGCATTATGGCAGGACTTTCCAAGCCGTCGGCAGGGGATGTGACATTTGCTGTTGAGCCGGAAGATTCTGCATATCTCGGACACGCCACCTTTATTTATCCTGGCTTATCTGCTCTGGAAAATCTGAAATTCTGGGGGGCCATGTATGGCCTTTCTCCATCTCGAGAAAAACTTATGGGTTTACTCAAAAGGGTAGGGCTTGAGCGCGCGGCTGAGGAAAAGGCCGGTTCGTTCTCGCGAGGTATGGCCCAACGGCTGAATCTGGCGCGTATCTATCTCGTGGAGCCCAAGCTCATTTTTCTCGATGAACCAGGAACCGGACTTGATCCGCGTTCTCTGGCAAAACTCCGGAATGAGATTACCGGGTTTCGCGACAATGGCGTCAGTATTGTCTGGATCAGTCACCAGGTGGCCGAGGATACGGCGCTTGCCGACAAGGTTCTCGCGTTGGGTGGCAGGAAGGTGGAATATTTCGGACCGGCATCGGAATACGTGGTGGAGGCGACATGCTGA